In Musa acuminata AAA Group cultivar baxijiao chromosome BXJ2-10, Cavendish_Baxijiao_AAA, whole genome shotgun sequence, a genomic segment contains:
- the LOC103968433 gene encoding receptor-like protein CLAVATA2 → MSASKRASFSSSSPAALSFFPSSSFPNLRSFHSPQTHSSPLPPSAMAALDRKFISLLLLLLTSLVAAAEEAGLGLDAGDRDALLRFRSQLNDPRLRLASWNGSNCTTWAGISCENRTGRVFRINLGDSGLSGAALELLCNLSLLETLVLSGNDFSGPIPRCFGRLQALRTLDLGRNKLQGSLPPEMAGLWQLEELVLSGNPGVGGLFPEWIGTFSYRLKRLDLGSTSLQGEIPEGLFHLSSLKFLDLSGNRLVGELKDFEQPLVHLNLSQNQLSGTLPCFSASTGSLTALNLASNALVGGIPTCISSLRALLELNLSSNGLQYRISPRLIFSDKLQVLDLSSNELSGPIPGSLVEEPERAELLLLNLSRNQLSGEIPAEMTELRSLQGLFLSQNQLTGEIPVAIGNLTYLQSLDLSYNFLCGPIPVSLAGCFQLWQLKLDHNNLSGALHPELDALDSLRILDLAGNRISGEIPLPLAGCKSLEVVDLSSNDLGGELSGAILKWQNLRFLSLARNHLSGDLPNWMFSFQFLRSLNLSDNHFSGYIPDGDFIVSDEFNGNSNEPYDGFSMVLVPVSVNFAGSRQLEFNYKLHSQVGIDLSNNALRGEIPEGLIGLKGLEYLNLSYNDLAGRIPGNLEKMGKLKRLDLSHNSLSGEVPASISVLRELEALNLSYNCLSGPVPTREGLQRFPGAFAGNPALCMEFSGKGCDTEANLPAGKAIGASGGRDDGWMSVGAFWISAVASFYASVVALLCSPMSREYIFQAFKPEF, encoded by the coding sequence ATGTCGGCTTCAAAGCGAGCATCATTCTCATCGTCGTCGCCTGCCGCTCTCTCgttcttcccctcttcctcttttccCAATCTCCGTTCCTTCCACTCCCCACAAACGCACTCGTCTCCTCTCCCTCCTTCCGCAATGGCGGCTTTGGACCGCAAGTTCATCTCCCTCCTCCTACTCCTCCTGACCTCGTTGGTCGCCGCCGCCGAGGAGGCGGGGCTCGGTCTCGACGCCGGAGACCGGGACGCCCTCCTCCGCTTCCGATCGCAGCTCAACGACCCGCGGCTGAGACTGGCGAGCTGGAACGGGTCCAATTGCACCACCTGGGCCGGTATCTCCTGCGAGAACCGGACCGGCCGGGTCTTCCGAATCAACCTCGGCGATTCGGGCCTCTCTGGCGCCGCGCTTGAGCTCCtctgcaacctctccctcctcgaaACCCTAGTCCTTTCCGGCAATGACTTTTCCGGCCCCATTCCGCGTTGCTTTGGTCGCCTCCAGGCTCTCAGAACCCTCGACCTCGGCCGGAACAAGCTCCAAGGATCGCTTCCGCCAGAGATGGCCGGGCTCTGGCAACTTGAGGAGCTCGTGCTGTCTGGGAACCCTGGTGTTGGGGGTTTGTTTCCGGAATGGATTGGCACCTTCTCTTACAGGTTGAAAAGACTCGATCTTGGATCGACTTCACTCCAGGGAGAGATTCCGGAGGGTTTGTTCCATCTCTCGTCGCTGAAATTTCTTGATCTTTCCGGCAACCGCTTGGTGGGCGAGTTGAAAGATTTCGAGCAGCCTTTAGTTCATCTCAACCTCTCCCAGAATCAGCTTTCGGGGACCCTCCCGTGCTTCTCAGCATCGACAGGCTCCCTCACGGCACTCAATCTTGCGAGTAACGCCCTCGTCGGCGGAATCCCCACTTGTATTTCGTCGCTGAGGGCATTGTTGGAGCTGAATCTCTCTTCGAATGGTCTACAATACAGGATATCGCCCAGGCTCATCTTCTCCGATAAGCTCCAGGTTCTTGATTTGAGCTCAAATGAGCTATCTGGTCCGATTCCAGGCAGCCTAGTCGAGGAACCAGAGAGAGCTGAATTGTTGCTTCTAAATCTTTCGAGGAATCAGCTCTCGGGCGAGATTCCAGCAGAGATGACGGAACTAAGGAGCTTGCAAGGACTTTTCTTGTCGCAGAATCAGCTTACTGGAGAGATCCCAGTTGCAATTGGGAACCTGACCTATCTCCAGTCTCTTGATCTTTCTTACAATTTCCTCTGTGGTCCAATTCCTGTCAGCCTCGCGGGTTGTTTTCAGCTTTGGCAGCTCAAGTTGGATCATAACAACCTTTCTGGTGCCCTCCACCCAGAGCTTGATGCCCTGGACAGCCTCCGTATCCTGGACTTAGCTGGGAACCGGATTTCTGGTGAGATTCCTCTTCCTTTGGCAGGTTGCAAATCGCTCGAGGTTGTCGACCTCAGTTCTAATGACCTTGGGGGCGAGCTTAGTGGAGCCATTCTCAAGTGGCAGAATCTCCGGTTCCTCTCGCTAGCTCGCAACCATTTATCGGGTGACCTCCCAAACTGGATGTTCTCGTTTCAGTTCCTACGGTCACTCAATCTCTCTGATAATCACTTCTCAGGATATATTCCAGACGGAGACTTCATTGTCAGTGATGAGTTCAATGGCAATTCTAATGAGCCTTATGATGGCTTCAGCATGGTCCTGGTTCCAGTCTCAGTGAACTTTGCTGGTAGTCGGCAACTGGAATTCAATTACAAGCTACACTCACAAGTGGGAATTGATTTGTCCAATAATGCTCTTCGAGGAGAGATACCTGAGGGATTGATTGGGTTAAAGGGTTTGGAGTACCTGAATCTTTCATACAATGACCTTGCTGGCCGCATCCCCGGAAATCTTGAGAAGATGGGGAAGCTTAAAAGGCTAGATCTTTCACACAATTCACTCTCCGGAGAGGTCCCAGCAAGCATCTCTGTGCTCAGGGAGCTGGAGGCACTAAACCTCTCCTACAATTGCCTGTCAGGGCCTGTGCCAACAAGGGAGGGGCTCCAAAGGTTTCCAGGTGCATTTGCTGGAAATCCGGCACTCTGTATGGAGTTTTCAGGGAAGGGATGTGATACAGAAGCAAACTTGCCTGCAGGGAAGGCGATAGGTGCAAGTGGTGGCAGAGATGATGGTTGGATGTCAGTGGGGGCATTTTGGATCAGTGCCGTAGCCAGTTTTTATGCATCAGTGGTCGCACTACTTTGCTCACCAATGTCAAGGGAATATATTTTTCAGGCATTCAAGCCTGAGTTCTGA
- the LOC135624945 gene encoding 3-isopropylmalate dehydratase large subunit, chloroplastic-like, producing the protein MLVISYVPFSKLQANPDYKGVCHIMLAQEHHCRPGEVLLGTDSHTCNAGAFRKFATGIGNADAGFVMGTGKLLLKMDERMTLCNMVIEAGGKNGVVSADETTFKCLEDKTSKNFEPL; encoded by the exons ATGCTTGTTATTTCTTATGTTCCTTTTTCAAAACTGCAGGCTAATCCAGATTACAAAGGTGTATGCCACATTATGCTTGCACAAGAACACCATTGTAGACCCGGGGAG GTTTTACTCGGCACAGACTCCCACACATGTAATGCTGGTGCTTTCAGGAAATTTGCTACTGGAATTGGCAACGCCGATGCAGGTTTTGTCATGGGAACTGGGAAGCTCCTTTTGAAG ATGGACGAGAGGATGACTTTGTGCAACATGGTCATCGAAGCTGGGGGTAAGAATGGGGTTGTTTCTGCTGATGAAACTACATTCAAGTGCCTTGAG GATAAAACTTCCAAGAATTTTGAACCTTTGTAG